The DNA segment TCATACGCATAGATACCAAGATGACGGTGGTATTTGGCATCACCTTTGAAGGAAGCAGGGATAGGTGAACGAGAAAAATAATTGGCTCTTGCGTTTCTGTTGAAGACCACCTTTACTTTATTAGGATCTTTGGGATCTTCTGTGGGAGAAAAAGGAACAGCAGCAGTAGTCATTTCCCAATTGCGGTGTTTGGTTTTTAAATTCACCACTCCATCAATGAGATCTGTTTCCATTCCAGGTTCATCCCCTTGGATGTTTACGATGATTCCGTAATTAGGAAAGTTTTCTGCGACTTCAATGATACGATCAGTTCCCGTTGGATGGTCGGGACTTGTGAGAACAGACTCACCTCCAAATCCTAAAACTACATCATGGATCCGTTTGTCATCTGTTGCTACCACCAAACGGTGGAAAGACTTCGATTTTGATGCATGGGTATAAGTCCACTGGATCATTGGTTTTGTGCCAATGAGGGCCAGTGGTTTTCCAGGAAATCGTGTACTCGCAAAACGAGCAGGAATCACACCGAGAATCTGGTCGGACATAGTCCTAGTTTACCAAAAACTCGGTAAAGTAAACCTCTTTGATTTTACCATTCGTCAAAATGTGGTTTAAGTGGGCTTTGATTTCCTCACGTAAATCCAATTGGTTCGTAATGGATTTTAAATCATCTTTTGTTTTACGAGCAATCACCAAGTTGATAATGTTTTGCATTTGAGCCACACGTGCTGCAAGTTCTGCAGAAAGTGCTGGTTGGCCGGATTCAAATCCAAGAGACATCTTTAACTTCACAAAGTGTGACTCTCCAACATCAGAAGTATTCACTCGGAACTCTTCCTGAAATGTGTAAACTTCCAAAGGAGGTGGAGCTTTCACAAGTGAGATATTCTTTTGTTGTTTGAACACACTTGTTGCTGTTTTCTGAGCAACAAACATCGATATTACGGTTACAATGATAATTCCAAAAATGGCCGCAGCGATGTACAATAACCATTTGACAATGGGGGACATCCCAGCAGAGGCGGAACTACCTTCGGCTAACCCACCTTCTTCTTCATCTACTTCACGGTCACCCATGTTAAAATTCTCCTTCTACATTTGTTTCAGTGTTCGGTAAACGAGTGTCAGGTAGTCCATATTTACTTTCTCCTGGTCCTCGTTTTGTAGACTTCTCAGTTAAAATGATGATATCCACTCTTCTGTTAAAAGCCTTTGCTTCTGGTGTACCTTCATTTTCCAACACAAGAGGTCTGTAGGATCCAAAGCTCACTGCTTGGAACCAACTAGGCTCAATTTCTTCTGCATTGATCATAAACACAGTGGCGTTCACTGCCCTTGCTCCCGCCAAATCCCAGTTATTGATATATTCTCTTTCTTCACGACCAGGTCGACTCACTGGATTCACAGCATCATCATCACTATGCCCTTCCACGCGAACAAATCGTTCTAGTCCTTTGATAAGACCTGCAGCTTTTCTTAATGTTTCTCGAATCGCCGGTGTTAAAATTGCTGACCCTGGATAAAAATAATCAGCACCTACAAGTGAAATTACAAGGCCTCTTTCGTTTTCCGAAATCCGAACCTTTCCTGCTTCTACTTCTGGTTTGAAAACTTCTTGTGCATCTTTTTTAGATTTGGATAGGTTACGACCTACCACTTGGGATGGCAAAGATTCAATTTGCATTCCCATCTCTTCCAAAGATCCTTTTGATAATGTTTGTCCACCTGTGAAAAATCCTGTGGTGGATTTAAATGCCGAGAGAATGATTTGCATTTCCTTTGCATCTGTTTTCCCTGTTGTATACAAAAGGATAAAGAAACAAAGGAGAAGTGTCACCATGTCCCCGTAAGTTGCCATGAACTCGGGAACTTTTTGGATACACTCAGGACATTTTTCTTTTTTCGCCATGGCTAAGGATTAATCTCCATCATCTTTTAAGGCAACACGTTCTGCTGGAGTTAAGAAACTCGCAAGTTTCTCTTTTACAATCCTTGGGTTATCACCTGATTGGATTGATAGTGTTCCCTCTACCATTACTTGTTTGATCACAAGTTCATCTTCTGATCTACGTGTGAGTTTTCTTACTACCGGTGCTGCGAATAAGTTCTGAGCAAGAGATCCGTAT comes from the Leptospira ellinghausenii genome and includes:
- the kdsB gene encoding 3-deoxy-manno-octulosonate cytidylyltransferase, which translates into the protein MSDQILGVIPARFASTRFPGKPLALIGTKPMIQWTYTHASKSKSFHRLVVATDDKRIHDVVLGFGGESVLTSPDHPTGTDRIIEVAENFPNYGIIVNIQGDEPGMETDLIDGVVNLKTKHRNWEMTTAAVPFSPTEDPKDPNKVKVVFNRNARANYFSRSPIPASFKGDAKYHRHLGIYAYERDFLMSYNQLPPSDWETFESLEQLRALQNGGTIGVFLAEKANLGVDSPADLEVVKREFQEKGLI
- a CDS encoding flagellar basal body-associated FliL family protein, producing the protein MGDREVDEEEGGLAEGSSASAGMSPIVKWLLYIAAAIFGIIIVTVISMFVAQKTATSVFKQQKNISLVKAPPPLEVYTFQEEFRVNTSDVGESHFVKLKMSLGFESGQPALSAELAARVAQMQNIINLVIARKTKDDLKSITNQLDLREEIKAHLNHILTNGKIKEVYFTEFLVN
- the motB gene encoding flagellar motor protein MotB, whose product is MAKKEKCPECIQKVPEFMATYGDMVTLLLCFFILLYTTGKTDAKEMQIILSAFKSTTGFFTGGQTLSKGSLEEMGMQIESLPSQVVGRNLSKSKKDAQEVFKPEVEAGKVRISENERGLVISLVGADYFYPGSAILTPAIRETLRKAAGLIKGLERFVRVEGHSDDDAVNPVSRPGREEREYINNWDLAGARAVNATVFMINAEEIEPSWFQAVSFGSYRPLVLENEGTPEAKAFNRRVDIIILTEKSTKRGPGESKYGLPDTRLPNTETNVEGEF